In the Kitasatospora terrestris genome, one interval contains:
- the tsaD gene encoding tRNA (adenosine(37)-N6)-threonylcarbamoyltransferase complex transferase subunit TsaD has translation MADEPLVLGIETSCDETGVGIVRGTTLLADAVASSVNDHARYGGVVPEIASRAHLEAMVPTIRRALDTAGVKASDLDGIAVTAGPGLAGALLVGVSAAKAYAWALDKPLYGVNHLASHICVDQLEHGRLPEPTMALLVSGGHSSLLLSSDITSDVRPLGATIDDAAGEAFDKVARVLGLGFPGGPVVDRMAREGDGKAIAFPRGLSNAGDPAYDFSFSGLKTAVARWVEARRRAGEEVPVADVAASFQEAVTDVLTRKAVRACKDNGVDHLMIGGGVAANSRLREMAQQRCDKAGIVLRVPRPGLCTDNGAMVAALGSEMVWRNRAASSFDLSADSSLPVTETHVPGTPAEHGDVHAHAHRALSS, from the coding sequence ATGGCTGACGAACCCCTCGTCCTCGGCATCGAGACCTCCTGCGACGAGACCGGCGTCGGCATCGTCCGCGGCACCACCCTGCTCGCCGACGCGGTCGCCTCCAGCGTCAACGACCACGCCCGCTACGGCGGCGTCGTCCCGGAGATCGCCAGCCGCGCGCACCTGGAGGCGATGGTCCCCACCATCCGGCGCGCCCTGGACACCGCCGGGGTCAAGGCGAGCGACCTGGACGGCATCGCGGTCACCGCCGGCCCCGGCCTGGCCGGCGCCCTGCTGGTCGGCGTCAGCGCCGCCAAGGCCTACGCCTGGGCGCTCGACAAGCCGCTGTACGGCGTCAACCACCTCGCCTCGCACATCTGCGTCGACCAGCTGGAGCACGGCCGGCTGCCCGAGCCGACCATGGCGCTGCTGGTCTCCGGCGGCCACTCCTCGCTGCTGCTGTCCTCCGACATCACCAGCGACGTCCGCCCGCTCGGCGCCACCATCGACGACGCCGCCGGCGAGGCCTTCGACAAGGTCGCCCGGGTGCTCGGCCTCGGCTTCCCCGGCGGCCCGGTGGTCGACCGGATGGCCCGCGAGGGCGACGGGAAGGCCATCGCCTTCCCGCGCGGCCTGAGCAACGCCGGCGACCCGGCGTACGACTTCTCCTTCTCCGGCCTGAAGACCGCCGTCGCCCGCTGGGTGGAGGCCAGGCGCCGGGCCGGCGAGGAGGTGCCGGTCGCCGACGTCGCCGCGTCCTTCCAGGAGGCCGTCACCGACGTGCTCACCCGCAAGGCGGTCCGCGCCTGCAAGGACAACGGCGTCGACCACCTGATGATCGGCGGCGGCGTGGCCGCCAACTCCCGGCTGCGCGAGATGGCCCAGCAGCGCTGCGACAAGGCCGGCATCGTGCTGCGGGTGCCCCGGCCGGGCCTGTGCACCGACAACGGCGCGATGGTCGCCGCGCTCGGCTCCGAGATGGTCTGGCGGAACCGCGCCGCGTCCTCCTTCGACCTGTCCGCGGACTCCTCGCTGCCGGTCACCGAGACGCACGTGCCGGGCACCCCGGCCGAGCACGGCGACGTCCACGCGCACGCCCACCGGGCGCTCTCCTCGTGA
- the rimI gene encoding ribosomal protein S18-alanine N-acetyltransferase, with protein MRWWDIEPVMELELRLFPEDAWSRGMYWSELAEAHDGGTRHYTVATDPDGAILGYAGLMAVGGESDVQTIAVDTERQGRGLGGALLTDLIEESRRRGCAELLLEVRVDNARAQQLYERHGFRPVGIRRGYYQPANVDALVMRLDHPTHEAHESKDPDHG; from the coding sequence ATGCGGTGGTGGGACATCGAGCCGGTCATGGAACTCGAACTGCGCCTCTTCCCCGAGGACGCCTGGTCGCGCGGCATGTACTGGTCCGAGCTGGCCGAGGCGCACGACGGCGGCACCCGGCACTACACCGTCGCCACCGACCCGGACGGCGCGATCCTCGGCTACGCCGGGCTGATGGCGGTCGGTGGGGAGAGCGACGTCCAGACCATCGCCGTCGACACCGAACGACAGGGCCGCGGCCTCGGCGGCGCCCTGCTCACCGACCTGATCGAGGAGTCGCGCCGCCGCGGCTGCGCCGAACTGCTGCTGGAGGTGCGGGTCGACAACGCCCGCGCCCAGCAGCTGTACGAGCGCCACGGGTTCCGGCCGGTCGGCATCCGCCGCGGCTACTACCAGCCGGCCAACGTGGACGCGCTGGTGATGCGCCTCGACCACCCCACGCACGAAGCTCACGAATCCAAGGACCCTGACCATGGCTGA
- the tsaB gene encoding tRNA (adenosine(37)-N6)-threonylcarbamoyltransferase complex dimerization subunit type 1 TsaB — translation MLLLAFDTATPAVTAAVHDGTAVLAEAFQVDARRHGELLLPTVDRVLREAGVDKRDLTGIAVGVGPGPYTGLRVGLVTAAALGDALGLPVHGVCTLDAIAHQARREGVEGPITVATDARRKEVYWAAYDAEGRRTAGPAVDRPAELPPVERSVGAGALLYGLGGASGPEHVSAGALADFAAAELAAGRELLANAPLYLRRPDAQVPAGYKAVLPQ, via the coding sequence GTGCTGCTGCTCGCGTTCGACACCGCAACCCCCGCCGTCACCGCCGCCGTCCACGACGGCACGGCCGTCCTCGCCGAAGCGTTCCAGGTGGACGCCAGACGCCACGGCGAACTGCTGCTGCCCACCGTCGACCGGGTGCTGCGCGAGGCGGGCGTCGACAAGCGCGACCTGACCGGGATCGCGGTCGGCGTCGGCCCCGGCCCGTACACCGGCCTGCGGGTCGGCCTGGTCACCGCCGCCGCGCTCGGCGACGCGCTCGGCCTGCCCGTGCACGGCGTCTGCACCCTGGACGCGATCGCCCACCAGGCCCGCCGCGAGGGCGTCGAGGGGCCGATCACGGTCGCCACCGACGCCCGGCGCAAGGAGGTCTACTGGGCCGCCTACGACGCCGAGGGCCGCCGCACCGCCGGCCCCGCCGTCGACCGCCCGGCCGAACTCCCGCCGGTCGAGCGGTCGGTCGGCGCCGGCGCGCTGCTGTACGGCCTCGGCGGGGCGAGCGGCCCCGAGCACGTCTCGGCCGGCGCGCTCGCCGACTTCGCCGCGGCCGAGCTGGCCGCCGGCCGCGAACTGCTCGCCAACGCGCCGCTCTACCTGCGCCGCCCGGACGCCCAGGTGCCGGCCGGCTACAAGGCGGTGCTCCCGCAATGA
- a CDS encoding IS982 family transposase, with translation MTPNLDSLATALYVKTDDLLKESPYLAPWRPAVGIAPRLTDAELVTLAVMQALLGFTSERRWIRHASSHLRHLFPYLPGQSGYNRRLRKAADLIAQVNRLLATDTSLWTDTVWVVDSTPVECGRSRETAKRSDLAGWAEYGYCASHSRYFWGLRLHLVCTLQGLPVAFTLTGAKADERQTLLGMLHTEPGLVAARPGQTLIADRHYYGRAFEHELAEWGVHLLRPARRGEPPRAGSALFKPLRQVIESVNQTFKAQLDLERHQGRTPGGVMARVLQRILALTCAIWHNDRTGQPIMRSLTAYDH, from the coding sequence GTGACGCCTAACCTGGACTCCCTCGCGACCGCACTCTACGTGAAGACCGACGACCTGCTGAAGGAATCGCCGTACCTGGCGCCGTGGCGCCCCGCTGTCGGCATCGCACCCCGGCTCACGGACGCGGAACTGGTCACCCTCGCGGTGATGCAGGCACTCCTCGGCTTCACCTCCGAACGCCGCTGGATCCGCCACGCCTCGTCCCATCTGCGGCACCTGTTCCCCTACCTGCCCGGGCAGTCCGGCTACAACCGGCGGCTGCGCAAGGCCGCCGACCTGATCGCCCAGGTCAACCGCCTCCTCGCGACGGACACCTCCCTGTGGACCGACACCGTGTGGGTCGTCGACTCCACGCCGGTGGAGTGCGGGCGCTCCCGCGAGACCGCAAAGCGCTCGGACCTGGCCGGATGGGCCGAGTACGGCTACTGCGCCAGCCACTCCCGGTACTTCTGGGGCCTGCGCCTGCACCTGGTGTGCACCCTGCAGGGCCTGCCCGTCGCCTTCACTCTCACCGGAGCGAAGGCCGACGAGCGGCAGACCCTGCTCGGCATGCTCCACACCGAACCCGGCCTCGTCGCCGCCCGCCCGGGCCAGACCCTCATCGCCGACCGGCACTACTACGGCCGCGCCTTCGAACACGAACTGGCTGAGTGGGGCGTCCACCTGCTGCGGCCGGCCCGCAGGGGCGAACCCCCACGAGCCGGATCCGCCCTGTTCAAACCGCTCCGACAGGTCATCGAGTCCGTCAACCAGACCTTCAAGGCCCAACTCGACCTCGAACGCCACCAAGGCCGCACCCCGGGCGGTGTCATGGCCCGCGTCCTACAACGCATCCTCGCCCTGACCTGCGCGATCTGGCACAACGACCGCACCGGCCAGCCCATCATGCGCTCGCTGACCGCCTATGACCACTAA
- the tsaE gene encoding tRNA (adenosine(37)-N6)-threonylcarbamoyltransferase complex ATPase subunit type 1 TsaE has protein sequence MGNRTTLTVDSAARMNRLGRELAALLRPGDLVLLSGELGAGKTTLTRGLGEGLGVRGAVTSPTFVIARVHPPLGDGPALVHVDAYRLGGGLDEMEDLDLDVSLPESVVVVEWGEGKVEQLSEDRLEVRIERAIGAEATDDSDPRTVTLTGLGGRWAGVDLTEMGERPVGS, from the coding sequence ATGGGAAACCGGACCACTCTGACCGTCGACTCCGCCGCCCGGATGAACCGCCTCGGCCGGGAGCTGGCCGCGCTGCTGCGCCCGGGCGACCTGGTGCTGCTCTCCGGCGAGCTCGGTGCGGGCAAGACCACGCTGACCCGGGGCCTCGGCGAGGGGCTCGGGGTGCGCGGCGCGGTCACCTCGCCGACCTTCGTGATCGCCCGGGTGCACCCCCCGCTCGGCGACGGCCCGGCGCTGGTGCACGTGGACGCGTACCGGCTCGGCGGCGGCCTCGACGAGATGGAGGACCTCGACCTGGACGTCTCGCTGCCCGAGTCGGTGGTGGTCGTGGAGTGGGGCGAGGGCAAGGTCGAGCAGCTGTCCGAGGACCGGCTGGAGGTCCGGATCGAGCGGGCGATCGGCGCGGAGGCCACCGACGACAGCGATCCGCGCACGGTCACCCTCACGGGTCTGGGCGGGCGCTGGGCCGGCGTGGATCTCACCGAAATGGGTGAGCGGCCGGTCGGTTCGTAA
- a CDS encoding alpha/beta hydrolase: MTEPDASNPVAQVARAAGAATGVSRAGLIGISLGVVAAGAAAGVAIERLTMGRAMRRAREELDAAAPFGSLRGRPRTVPAPDGTELYVELDGTGWPDPVQVHPEEDGSRRGWFPRRRGEAPVDRSGLPGVLGGSGALVRAAGRPLFGAARRTAGGEPLTVVFCHGYCLNQDSWHFQRAALREGLRLVFWDQRSHGRSERSRSYLAGDPASIDQLGADLKAVVDTVAPTGPLVLVGHSMGGMTVMALADRHPELFRERVAGVALIGTLASDWDSVTLGLPAAGARLFKRVAPGVVRMLGRQVELVEATRRFGADVSAVFYRRFSFGTKDVDPAVVRFAEQLLDATPIDVVAEFYPAFSAHDKQAALAVLKDIPTLVLAGTRDLLTPPGHSEAIARALPGVEPVLVPDAGHLVMLERPGTVDRQLAALLVAAAAHAHAAPLPPSVQDLADGPD; this comes from the coding sequence GTGACCGAGCCGGACGCCTCGAATCCGGTCGCGCAGGTCGCCAGGGCGGCCGGGGCCGCGACCGGGGTGAGCCGTGCCGGGCTGATCGGCATCTCGCTGGGCGTGGTGGCGGCGGGCGCCGCCGCCGGTGTGGCGATCGAGCGGCTGACGATGGGCCGGGCGATGCGCCGGGCCCGCGAGGAGCTGGACGCCGCCGCGCCGTTCGGCTCGCTCCGCGGCCGCCCGCGGACCGTCCCCGCCCCGGACGGCACCGAGCTGTACGTGGAGCTGGACGGCACCGGCTGGCCGGACCCGGTGCAGGTGCACCCGGAGGAGGACGGCTCGCGGCGCGGCTGGTTCCCGCGCCGGCGCGGCGAGGCGCCGGTGGACCGCAGCGGGCTGCCCGGGGTGCTGGGCGGTTCCGGCGCGCTGGTCCGGGCGGCCGGCCGGCCGCTCTTCGGCGCGGCGCGGCGCACCGCCGGCGGCGAGCCGCTGACCGTGGTGTTCTGCCACGGCTACTGCCTGAACCAGGACAGCTGGCACTTCCAGCGGGCCGCCCTGCGCGAGGGCCTGCGGCTGGTCTTCTGGGACCAGCGCAGCCACGGCCGCTCCGAGCGCTCGCGCTCGTACCTGGCCGGGGACCCGGCCTCGATCGACCAGCTGGGCGCCGACCTGAAGGCCGTGGTGGACACCGTGGCGCCGACCGGCCCGCTGGTGCTGGTCGGCCACTCGATGGGCGGCATGACGGTGATGGCGCTGGCCGACCGGCACCCGGAGCTGTTCCGCGAGCGGGTCGCCGGGGTCGCGCTGATCGGCACCCTGGCGAGCGACTGGGACTCGGTGACGCTGGGCCTGCCCGCGGCCGGCGCCCGGCTGTTCAAGCGGGTGGCGCCGGGCGTGGTGCGGATGCTGGGGCGCCAGGTCGAGCTGGTGGAGGCCACCCGGCGGTTCGGCGCGGACGTCAGCGCGGTGTTCTACCGGCGCTTCTCGTTCGGCACCAAGGACGTCGACCCGGCCGTCGTGCGGTTCGCCGAGCAGCTGCTGGACGCCACCCCGATCGACGTGGTCGCCGAGTTCTACCCGGCGTTCTCCGCGCACGACAAGCAGGCGGCCCTGGCCGTCCTGAAGGACATCCCCACCCTGGTGCTGGCCGGCACCAGGGACCTGCTCACCCCGCCCGGGCACAGCGAGGCGATCGCCCGGGCGCTGCCCGGCGTCGAGCCGGTCCTGGTCCCGGACGCCGGGCACCTGGTGATGCTGGAGCGCCCCGGGACCGTCGACCGGCAGCTCGCCGCGCTGCTGGTGGCCGCCGCCGCGCACGCCCACGCCGCGCCGCTCCCGCCGTCCGTCCAGGACCTGGCGGACGGCCCGGACTGA
- the alr gene encoding alanine racemase translates to MTTANTTGTAALTTGARAEATIDLGALRDNLAALRERVAGPELMAVVKADAYGHGAVRCAREAVAAGARWLGTATPEEALALRAAGIGPDRARILCWLWTPGGPWQEALRQRIDVSVSGRWALAELLAAVRETGVSARVHLKVDTGLGRNGCQPHDWPDLVDEALRAQAEGLLEVVGLWSHFAAADEPGHPSIQAQLDSFAAALAFAEGAGVRPEVRHLANSPATLTLPQSHYDLVRPGLAMYGLSPVPDLGGPADYGLRPVMSLTARLALVKSAPGGHGVSYGHHYTTPGPTTLGLVPVGYADGVPRHASNTGPVQIGGKWYRVAGRVAMDQFVVDLGGDTPGVGTEVLLFGSGEHGEPTAEDWGRACGTISYEIITRIGSRVPRRYVGGVTA, encoded by the coding sequence ATGACGACTGCGAACACCACCGGGACGGCGGCCCTCACCACGGGGGCCCGCGCCGAGGCGACGATCGACCTGGGTGCGCTGCGCGACAACCTCGCGGCGCTCCGTGAGCGGGTGGCGGGGCCGGAGCTGATGGCGGTGGTCAAGGCGGACGCCTACGGCCACGGCGCGGTCCGGTGCGCGCGGGAGGCGGTCGCGGCGGGCGCCCGCTGGCTGGGCACGGCCACGCCGGAGGAGGCACTGGCGCTGCGCGCCGCCGGGATCGGCCCCGACCGGGCCCGGATCCTGTGCTGGCTGTGGACGCCGGGCGGCCCCTGGCAGGAGGCCCTGCGGCAGCGGATCGACGTCTCGGTGAGCGGCCGCTGGGCGCTGGCCGAGCTGCTGGCGGCGGTCCGGGAGACCGGGGTGTCCGCCCGGGTGCACCTGAAGGTGGACACCGGCCTGGGTCGCAACGGCTGCCAGCCGCACGACTGGCCGGACCTGGTGGACGAGGCGCTGCGCGCCCAGGCGGAGGGCCTGCTGGAGGTGGTCGGCCTGTGGTCGCACTTCGCGGCCGCCGACGAGCCGGGCCACCCCTCGATCCAGGCCCAGCTGGACTCCTTCGCGGCGGCGCTGGCCTTCGCCGAGGGCGCCGGGGTGCGTCCGGAGGTGCGGCACCTGGCGAACTCGCCGGCCACCCTGACGCTCCCGCAGTCGCACTACGACCTGGTCCGGCCGGGTCTGGCGATGTACGGGCTGTCGCCGGTGCCGGACCTCGGCGGGCCGGCCGACTACGGGCTGCGCCCGGTGATGTCGCTGACGGCGCGCCTGGCGCTGGTGAAGAGCGCGCCGGGCGGCCACGGGGTCAGCTACGGGCACCACTACACGACGCCGGGCCCCACCACGCTGGGCCTGGTGCCGGTCGGCTACGCGGACGGCGTGCCGCGGCACGCGAGCAACACCGGCCCGGTCCAGATCGGCGGCAAGTGGTACCGGGTCGCCGGCCGGGTGGCGATGGACCAGTTCGTGGTGGACCTCGGGGGCGACACGCCCGGGGTCGGCACCGAGGTGCTGCTGTTCGGCTCCGGCGAGCACGGCGAGCCGACCGCCGAGGACTGGGGCCGGGCCTGCGGCACCATCAGCTACGAGATCATCACCCGGATCGGCTCGCGGGTGCCGCGCCGGTACGTCGGCGGGGTCACCGCGTGA
- a CDS encoding NAD(P)H-hydrate dehydratase, with protein MRHAHAVEQVRAAEAALMARLPEGTLMQRAAAGLAAVCVRLLPRVYGSRVLVLAGSGDNGGDALYAGARLARRGASVRVVLLTPERAHADGLAELLAAGGRVTADPAEFERADLVLDGIVGIGGRGGLRPAAAPYAGMRRSGPVVAVDVPSGVDADTGEVDGVALRADVTVCFGTYKPGLLIDPGASYAGVLHLVGIGLELPPAPVTALQEQDVAGLLPRPAAESDKYRRGVVGVAAGSARYPGAAVLAVAGALRGGAGAVRYAGTAAEEVVRRFPEVLVTEGTPGGAGRVQAWVVGPGGGEGAGAALAEALASDVPVLVDADGLTELARLGPDALRDRTAPTVLTPHAGEAARLLAGALGGPPPPADAAAAARLATARRLAAAYRATVLLKGSTTVVADPGGGVRVNATGTPWLATAGSGDVLSGLTGSLLAAGLAPLDAASVGAYLHGMAGRDAAERRTPITAMEVAEHVRF; from the coding sequence ATGCGGCACGCGCACGCGGTCGAGCAGGTACGGGCGGCGGAGGCCGCGCTGATGGCCCGGCTGCCGGAGGGGACGCTGATGCAGCGGGCCGCCGCCGGACTGGCCGCGGTGTGCGTGCGGCTGCTGCCCCGGGTGTACGGCAGCCGGGTGCTGGTCCTGGCGGGCAGCGGCGACAACGGCGGCGACGCGCTGTACGCGGGCGCCCGCCTCGCCCGGCGCGGCGCGTCGGTGCGGGTGGTGCTGCTGACGCCGGAGCGGGCGCACGCCGACGGGCTGGCCGAGCTGCTGGCCGCGGGCGGGCGGGTGACGGCCGACCCGGCCGAGTTCGAGCGGGCCGACCTGGTGCTCGACGGCATCGTCGGGATCGGCGGGCGGGGCGGGCTGCGCCCCGCGGCCGCGCCGTACGCCGGGATGCGGCGGAGCGGCCCGGTGGTCGCGGTGGACGTGCCGAGCGGGGTGGACGCCGACACCGGCGAGGTCGACGGCGTCGCGCTGCGGGCGGACGTGACGGTGTGCTTCGGCACGTACAAGCCGGGTCTGCTGATCGACCCGGGGGCGTCGTACGCGGGCGTGCTGCACCTGGTCGGCATCGGGCTGGAGCTGCCGCCCGCGCCGGTGACGGCGCTGCAGGAGCAGGACGTGGCCGGGCTGCTGCCGCGGCCCGCGGCCGAGAGCGACAAGTACCGGCGCGGCGTGGTGGGCGTCGCGGCCGGGTCGGCGCGCTACCCGGGGGCGGCGGTGCTGGCCGTCGCGGGCGCGCTGCGCGGCGGCGCCGGCGCGGTGCGGTACGCCGGGACGGCCGCCGAGGAGGTGGTGCGGCGCTTCCCGGAGGTGCTGGTCACCGAGGGGACGCCGGGCGGCGCGGGCCGGGTGCAGGCCTGGGTGGTCGGCCCCGGCGGCGGCGAGGGCGCGGGCGCGGCCCTCGCCGAGGCGCTGGCCTCCGACGTCCCGGTGCTGGTCGACGCGGACGGGCTGACCGAGCTGGCCCGGCTCGGCCCGGACGCGCTGCGCGACCGGACCGCGCCGACCGTGCTCACCCCGCACGCCGGGGAGGCGGCGCGGCTGCTGGCCGGCGCCCTGGGCGGGCCGCCGCCGCCCGCCGACGCGGCGGCCGCGGCGCGGCTGGCGACCGCCCGGCGGCTGGCGGCGGCGTACCGGGCGACCGTGCTGCTCAAGGGTTCGACCACGGTGGTCGCCGACCCCGGCGGCGGCGTCCGGGTGAACGCGACGGGCACGCCGTGGCTGGCCACCGCGGGCAGCGGCGACGTGCTGTCCGGGCTCACCGGTTCGCTGCTCGCCGCCGGCCTGGCGCCGCTGGACGCGGCCTCGGTGGGGGCGTACCTGCACGGCATGGCGGGACGGGACGCGGCGGAGCGGCGGACGCCGATCACGGCGATGGAGGTCGCGGAGCACGTGCGGTTCTGA
- a CDS encoding holo-ACP synthase — protein MIIGVGIDVAEIERFGATLERTPGTAERLFTAGELVLPSGARRGTASLAARFAAKEALAKALGAPAGLRWTDAEVLVEESGRPVLRVTGTVAARAAELGVKSWHVSLSHDAGVASAVVIAEG, from the coding sequence GTGATCATCGGGGTCGGCATCGACGTGGCGGAGATCGAGCGGTTCGGGGCGACCCTGGAGCGCACGCCCGGGACGGCGGAGCGGCTGTTCACGGCGGGGGAGCTGGTGCTGCCGTCCGGGGCGCGGCGCGGGACGGCGTCGCTGGCCGCGCGGTTCGCGGCGAAGGAGGCGCTGGCCAAGGCGCTGGGCGCGCCCGCCGGGCTGCGCTGGACGGACGCCGAGGTGCTGGTCGAGGAGTCCGGCCGGCCGGTGCTGCGGGTCACCGGGACGGTGGCGGCGCGCGCGGCGGAGCTCGGCGTGAAGTCGTGGCACGTGTCGCTGAGCCACGACGCGGGCGTAGCGTCGGCCGTGGTGATTGCCGAGGGCTGA
- the glmS gene encoding glutamine--fructose-6-phosphate transaminase (isomerizing): protein MCGIVGYVGPQSALDVVIAGLRRLEYRGYDSAGVAVQTQGASGQWSLATDKRAGKLANLEKSLAETPLPAGTTGIGHTRWATHGGPTDANAHPHLDDHRKVAVVHNGIIENFAQLRAEIAERGHTLRSETDTEVVAHLLAEAYDGDLAEAMRAVCRQLDGAFTLVAVHADAPDVVVGARRNSPLVVGVGEGENFLASDVAAFIAHTREAIELGQDQVVELRRSGVTVTDFDGTPAEVREYHVDWDASAAEKGGYDYFMLKEIAEQPKAVADTLLGRIGTDGRLTLDELRIPDQVLREIDKVVIVACGTAFHAGMIAKYAIEHWTRIPCEVEVASEFRYRDPIMDDRTLVVAISQSGETMDTLMALRHAREQGAKVLAICNTNGSTIPRESDAVLYTHAGPEVAVASTKAFLTQLVACYLVALYLGQVRGTKWGDEIFGIIRELGDMPKHVEEVLGTMEPVRELARSLADARSVLFLGRHVGFPVALEGALKLKELAYMHAEGFAAGELKHGPIALIEDGLPVVVVVPSPRGRSILHDKIVSNIQEIRARGARTIVIAEEGDEAVVPYADHLIRIPATPTLLQPLVSTVPLQVFACELATAKGHEVDQPRNLAKSVTVE from the coding sequence GGTCCCTCGCGACGGACAAGCGGGCGGGCAAGCTCGCCAACCTGGAGAAGTCGCTGGCCGAAACCCCTCTGCCGGCCGGCACGACGGGCATCGGGCACACCCGGTGGGCCACCCACGGCGGCCCGACCGACGCCAACGCCCACCCCCACCTGGACGACCACCGCAAGGTGGCGGTCGTCCACAACGGCATCATCGAGAACTTCGCCCAGCTGCGGGCCGAGATCGCCGAGCGCGGGCACACCCTGCGCTCGGAGACCGACACCGAGGTGGTCGCCCACCTGCTGGCCGAGGCGTACGACGGTGACCTGGCCGAGGCCATGCGGGCCGTCTGCCGGCAGCTCGACGGCGCCTTCACGCTGGTGGCGGTGCACGCGGACGCCCCCGACGTGGTGGTCGGCGCGCGCCGGAACTCGCCGCTGGTGGTCGGTGTCGGCGAGGGCGAGAACTTCCTCGCCTCGGACGTCGCCGCGTTCATCGCGCACACCCGTGAGGCGATCGAGCTCGGCCAGGACCAGGTCGTCGAGCTGCGCCGCTCCGGCGTGACCGTGACCGACTTCGACGGCACCCCCGCCGAGGTCCGCGAGTACCACGTCGACTGGGACGCCTCCGCCGCCGAGAAGGGCGGCTACGACTACTTCATGCTCAAGGAGATCGCCGAGCAGCCGAAGGCCGTCGCCGACACCCTCCTCGGCCGGATCGGCACCGACGGCCGGCTCACCCTCGACGAGCTGCGCATCCCGGACCAGGTGCTGCGGGAGATCGACAAGGTCGTCATCGTGGCGTGCGGCACCGCCTTCCACGCCGGCATGATCGCCAAGTACGCGATCGAGCACTGGACCCGCATCCCCTGCGAGGTCGAGGTCGCCTCGGAGTTCCGCTACCGCGACCCGATCATGGACGACCGCACCCTGGTCGTCGCCATCTCGCAGTCCGGCGAGACCATGGACACCCTGATGGCGCTGCGGCACGCCCGCGAGCAGGGCGCCAAGGTGCTGGCCATCTGCAACACCAACGGCTCGACCATCCCGCGCGAGTCCGACGCGGTGCTCTACACCCACGCCGGCCCCGAGGTCGCCGTCGCCTCCACCAAGGCGTTCCTGACCCAGCTGGTGGCCTGCTACCTGGTCGCGCTCTACCTGGGCCAGGTCCGCGGCACCAAGTGGGGCGACGAGATCTTCGGCATCATCCGCGAGCTCGGTGACATGCCGAAGCACGTCGAGGAGGTGCTGGGGACCATGGAGCCGGTCCGCGAGCTGGCCCGCTCGCTGGCCGACGCCCGCTCGGTGCTCTTCCTCGGCCGCCACGTGGGCTTCCCGGTCGCCCTGGAGGGCGCGCTGAAGCTCAAGGAGCTCGCCTACATGCACGCCGAGGGCTTCGCCGCCGGCGAGCTCAAGCACGGCCCGATCGCGCTGATCGAGGACGGCCTGCCGGTCGTCGTCGTGGTGCCCTCGCCGCGCGGCCGCTCGATCCTGCACGACAAGATCGTCTCCAACATCCAGGAGATCCGCGCCCGCGGTGCCCGCACCATCGTCATCGCCGAGGAGGGCGACGAGGCCGTCGTGCCGTACGCGGACCACCTGATCCGCATCCCGGCCACCCCGACCCTGCTCCAGCCGCTGGTCTCCACCGTGCCGCTGCAGGTCTTCGCCTGCGAGCTGGCCACCGCCAAGGGCCACGAGGTCGACCAGCCGCGCAACCTGGCCAAGTCGGTCACCGTCGAGTAG